The following proteins are co-located in the Mus caroli chromosome 7, CAROLI_EIJ_v1.1, whole genome shotgun sequence genome:
- the Selenov gene encoding selenoprotein V — protein sequence MNNKARVPAPSSVRANTPARTPAPIRTATPVRAPNPAPNSTPVRTSIRGRAPAQVPNPVPIRFPTPAPVPAPTLTPAPTSAPVPAAAPVRTPAPVRASNLGRAFPKISPGRFFPSLASPTAQPLSSRGASSLLKDPTTLAQNQKPSIHSLAEAIQGPLPVLTPSSSKTQGSIPDTASPIDSLASTAMASSTLGPIPGPNPTLEFLASPLKETPGLGKLSTISPAPSFGSTKEIPSTSEDVPTPNRILIRVMYCGLUSYGLRYIILKRTLEHQFPNLLEFEEERATQVTGEFEVFVDGKLIHSKKKGDGFVDESSLKKLVGAIDEEIKKR from the exons ATGAATAACAAGGCGCGGGTCCCCGCTCCCTCCTCAGTCCGGGCAAACACCCCGGCCCGGACACCCGCTCCCATCCGAACCGCGACCCCAGTCAGGGCCCCGAACCCGGCACCCAACTCGACTCCAGTCCGAACTTCCATCCGGGGCCGGGCTCCTGCCCAAGTCCCTAACCCTGTTCCAATCCGGTTCCCAACTCCAGCCCCAGTCCCTGCTCCAACCCTAACCCCAGCCCCAACTTCAGCTCCAGTCCCAGCTGCAGCACCGGTGCGGACTCCAGCACCAGTCCGGGCCTCGAATCTAGGTCGGGCCTTTCCTAAGATCTCTCCAGGGAGGTTCTTCCCGAGCTTAGCCTCGCCCACGGCACAGCCCCTTTCTTCCAGGGGTGCTAGCTCTCTCTTGAAGGATCCCACCACACTCGCTCAAAACCAGAAACCCTCGATCCACAGCCTAGCGGAGGCCATCCAGGGGCCCCTTCCAGTGCTCACTCCCTCGTCCTCCAAGACACAAGGCTCCATACCGGACACCGCCTCTCCCATAGACTCCTTGGCTTCTACTGCCATGGCCTCCAGCACATTGGGCCCCATTCCGGGCCCCAACCCTACACTAGAGTTCTTGGCCTCCCCGCTGAAGGAAACCCCTGGTCTGGGTAAGCTCTCCACGATTTCCCCAGCACCCAGCTTCGGTTCCACTAAGGAGATCCCATCTACCAGCGAGGACGTCCCAACGCCCAACAGAATCTTGATCCGTGTGATGTACTG TGGCCTCTGAAGCTATGGCCTTCGG TACATTATACTGAAAAGGACCCTGGAGCATCAATTCCCAAACCTTCTGGAGTTT gaggaggaaagagctACCCAGGTGACAGGGGAGTTCGAAGTGTTTGTGGATGGGAAGCTGATTCATTCCAAGAAG AAAGGTGATGGCTTTGTGGATGAGTCCAGTCTGAAAAAACTTGTGGGTGCTATTGATGAAGAGATCAAGAAGAGGTAG